In a genomic window of Agarivorans albus:
- a CDS encoding outer membrane protein OmpK, translating to MKKIALLSAAALLASAPASAEYLYGFGNISVNYLDWSKNTQDRTGFQEDFAYLELEGGAGFDWGEVYGFFDLENVQDGSDELRTAYKGTIAYKIADTDFRLYGQHYATDSKGFAANNTVLGGQYRFQGDGWFVTPWVGAHMTITNPSWNDGFTGFNGGMFGWTAVYNFTAWDQKFWISNWHESEFARKSDYTDVSGETDDVSMNGALAFWWDATEHVTTGIQYRYAYNKLGTVGNQNAFIYSLRYNF from the coding sequence ATGAAAAAAATTGCACTACTTTCAGCTGCCGCTCTTTTAGCCAGCGCGCCTGCCAGCGCCGAGTATCTTTACGGTTTTGGTAACATCAGCGTAAACTACTTAGATTGGTCTAAAAACACTCAAGACCGTACTGGTTTCCAAGAAGATTTTGCTTACCTTGAATTAGAAGGTGGCGCAGGTTTTGATTGGGGTGAAGTATACGGCTTCTTCGATCTAGAAAACGTTCAAGATGGAAGCGATGAACTACGTACAGCATATAAAGGAACTATTGCTTACAAAATCGCTGATACTGATTTCCGTTTATACGGCCAACACTACGCAACTGACTCAAAAGGTTTTGCTGCAAACAACACTGTACTAGGTGGTCAATACCGCTTCCAAGGTGACGGTTGGTTTGTTACTCCTTGGGTTGGTGCTCACATGACTATCACAAACCCTTCTTGGAACGACGGTTTCACTGGTTTTAACGGTGGTATGTTCGGTTGGACCGCGGTTTACAACTTTACCGCTTGGGACCAAAAATTCTGGATCTCTAACTGGCACGAATCTGAATTTGCACGTAAGTCAGATTACACCGACGTTTCTGGCGAAACTGATGATGTATCAATGAATGGTGCATTAGCATTTTGGTGGGATGCCACAGAGCACGTAACTACCGGTATCCAATACCGTTACGCATACAACAAGCTAGGTACTGTAGGCAACCAAAACGCCTTCATCTACTCACTACGTTACAACTTCTAA
- the rsmS gene encoding pleiotropic regulatory protein RsmS — protein MSLNSAPKHIQLAVDLIQLLEENHIEPELALKALEIVSQDCQKKLAEQAKPED, from the coding sequence ATGTCTCTTAACTCCGCTCCAAAACACATTCAGTTGGCTGTAGATTTAATTCAATTACTTGAAGAAAACCACATTGAGCCAGAGCTCGCGCTTAAGGCACTAGAAATAGTGAGCCAAGACTGCCAAAAAAAACTTGCAGAACAAGCAAAACCAGAAGATTAA
- a CDS encoding YccT family protein — protein sequence MRFFGKTVSLTFACIASFNAFAASFSTPSHFEIMYVDKQSTGVLSLSKTSADLNAGPHQVVVRYADNVGSNSNSEIIKSTPIVINLNVKDGQDIVLKAQQPRSISKAKKFADKPSFSLKDENGGSVDSSYYLLPLKPGMQFSRDYLEEIAAIEAKQGTAAPAAAAATTTAVVAKTDTPAASSTNSNSNATAAVATTAVAATAVAASNDSPAAASNDVAVPAGDNTELQMLQFWYQRADAATRKQFQIWVIQQQ from the coding sequence ATGCGATTCTTTGGGAAGACTGTAAGCTTAACATTTGCTTGTATTGCAAGCTTCAACGCCTTTGCCGCGAGCTTTTCTACACCTAGTCACTTTGAGATTATGTATGTAGATAAACAGTCTACTGGTGTACTTAGCCTTAGCAAAACTAGCGCCGACTTAAATGCTGGTCCTCATCAAGTTGTGGTTCGCTACGCAGACAACGTAGGCTCTAACAGCAATTCAGAAATTATTAAGTCAACGCCCATCGTTATCAACTTAAACGTTAAAGATGGCCAAGACATCGTTTTAAAAGCTCAACAACCCCGCAGTATTAGCAAAGCCAAAAAATTTGCTGATAAGCCAAGTTTTAGTTTAAAAGATGAAAACGGTGGTTCTGTAGACTCAAGTTATTATCTTCTGCCTTTAAAACCAGGTATGCAGTTTTCTCGTGATTATTTAGAAGAGATTGCCGCCATTGAAGCTAAACAAGGTACAGCGGCTCCAGCAGCTGCCGCCGCCACAACCACTGCCGTGGTAGCTAAAACCGACACTCCAGCGGCAAGTTCTACAAATAGCAACAGCAATGCCACAGCTGCAGTAGCAACAACCGCTGTTGCAGCTACAGCAGTAGCAGCCTCTAACGATAGTCCAGCTGCAGCAAGTAACGACGTAGCAGTTCCTGCGGGAGACAATACCGAATTACAAATGCTGCAATTTTGGTATCAGCGTGCTGATGCAGCTACGCGTAAGCAGTTTCAAATTTGGGTAATCCAACAACAATAA